The genomic stretch AGTCGGTGGTCTGAGTGAAAATATGGATTGCTATCCGCATGAAGGCAAGTTGACGAAGCTAACCGGTACCTATTTGCAGGCCTGGTCGAATGCCGAACATTTGCGCGTTTGGAATCAATATTTCTTGGGTGTTCGTCCCGACATGATTGCCAAAACCCTGACGCTGGCACCACGCTTGCCGAAGGACATCAATGATCTGGAATATAAATCATTCATGGGCGAAGGCTATTTGAAGGGGACATATAATAAAGCCAAGCAAAGCTATACTTATCAGTTCCATGCTATTGATACCGAGGTGAATCTGGACGTTTGGCCATTCAATACCCAAAAAATCAAAGTGAAATCGGGGGATGTGCTGTCTGCTACCCAAACAGGCGAGCAGTTGGAAGTCCGCGTCAAACATCATGGTAGAGTAAAACAAAGCTTCACTTTGAAGAAGAATGCCGATCGTTTGGCAACAGCGAAAAAGCAAGCCGAGGTATTCAAAGGTGTGAAGTTCTGTGAGCCGATGTCCTTGGATCATCACCGTGTGATGCAGAAGACATTTAAAGGCAGAACAGGATTTTAGGTTGTTTGGGGGGACGTTGTATGCAACGTCTCTACCATTCTTATTTACCCACAGCTAAAGCAATGGGCTACCAATAGTTAAACCCATTTCAATGGGTTTTTGTAATGATAGGCCATGGTTTCAACCATGGTTAAATGATGACGGGAAAAATGATGGGTCGTAGATCTTTCCATTTTTATATCCAGAAGGGATTATATAACATAGCGGGGCTGTCGCACAACCGTGTTTGCAATTTATCAAACCAAATAAAATTTGCTCACGCCTATTTTTACCATGGAATGAATTCCATGTCTATTGCGAAAAGTCCTTTCAGGACTGCTGTGCCGAAGGTACATTTTGTAATAGCTGCGGGTTTTAACCCGTAGTAAATAAGCGGCAGAATAAAATTTCGTGTTATAAAATCAGATTATGTTTGTGCAAAATATTATTTCGTGAGCTGTACGGATGCACCTACGTGTGTATCCAAACCATCCAAAATTTATGATGATTCGGGCAGACGCATAGGTCAGCCCATACAGCCTCCAAAAAAAATCGTACGACAACATCAAATCTTAACTGTGCAACCTCCCTACATCCATTCTGTAATTTTTTAATGACCTAAACTACTTGTAATCAGGCTATTAAAAATATTTTCAATTTTTTTCAAAAAATATCGAGTACATAATTCCAACCTCTGCATTTACTGTATAGAAGACGAAGGACGCGCACCTTTATTATTAATAGAAACAAAAAATTTACATTAATCTATACAGTTATGAAAGTTAAAATCATTATCAAATCGTTGTTTATCATTTTTGCAGCCGCCTTTCTTTTCTCTTGTAATCAGGAGGACATGGTGAATGGAGAGATCAGCAGTAACATCGAAAACGATCAAGCGGTGATGGATCATATCGTATTGACCAACGATATCGAAAGTCAGCGTTCTGAAGATGAAAGTCGCGAGATGGGGTATTACGGCACGAGTTCGGCACGGGAAACAGCAAGAGAACGCATTCAAGCGAGGTTTCGTGGCCGTTTTCGTCCTATCGGATTTTATGACTGTGCGGAGCGTACAGTGGAACAGCTTGAAAATGGGAAAATCATCACCCTTGATTATGATATGGGAGAATGTTCAGTGACGGATAAAAACTATGCGGGTAAAATTATAGATCAGATTTCATGGTCACAGAACAGCCGATCACATGCGATTTCTTTTGAGAACTTTGGGCAGGAAGGTATTACAAAAAATGGCACAAGAAATAGAACATTTACTGTAGTAGGAATGGAATTGGATCCTGAAATGGGCATGGACTATGATGCCTGGACAGGGACTTTGGTAGAGGACATTACAATTGATTTTCCTGCTACGGAAGAAGAGGAAGCCCTTTCGGAAACCATCACCACTAATTTCACCCTTACGGGCAATGGCGAAGGCCGTTATAGAAGTGGGCAGGCAAGCTATACCAATAGCAATGGGGCCGATTTCAGTGTTAAAATTCTCGAGCCATTATTTTTCAGCAGAAGTTGTGAGGATCAAGTAAGATTTCCACTTGCGGGTGTAGAAGAGGTAACCACCAAGGAAGGTGTATTTACCATTAATTATGGAGACGGAAGTTGCGATACACTGGTAGAAATTACAAAAGACGGTATAATTACAGCGGTTGATTTGAAAGATGTGATTGTATATGGTAAAATTGGCCGAAGAGCTATTCGTAAAGTACGACGAGGGAATTAATTATAGGATATTTTAAGTTACTGAGGTGCAGTGAGCGAGCGTTCATTGCACCTTTTTTTGTGGGCTAAATGGTGCGCTCGATCTTACTGATGGTAACAATACACACTAAAATTGGCTTTAGTATATAGGCATTAATTTTGTAAATGAAGGACTGATATGAATACAAAGATACTCGAATTTTTTAATACAAAATATCCATTTAATCAAGATGGCCTTCAAGAGTTTGCCCGTTCATTTAAATTGAAAACCTATCCGAAGGGACATCTTCTTGTGCATCAGGAGATGGTAACTGACCGGCTCCTGTTTTTGGAGCAGGGGACTGTTCGGGAATTCTATGCCAAAGATGGGAAGGAGATGAATACCCGTTTCTATGTGCAGCCACAATTTATTAATGATTTTTTCTCTTTAACCAGACAAACCCCTACTCAAAAATGTCTTGAAACACTGCGGCAGGCACAAGTTCGAGAGTTAAGGTATGATCAGTTTTCGGAGCTGCTAAAAAAATACACCTGTGGACATGATTTTATCAGCAAGATTTTTGAAAGTATTATTGAGAAAAAAGAGCAGGAATCATTTCGGCATTTCAGCCTTACACCCGATGAACTTTACCTCGATTTACTTGAGCATCACCCCGAATGGTTGCAGGAAATTCCGCTCTATCATATTGCCACTTACCTCCGCATGACTCCTGAAACATTGAGCAGAATTCGCAAGCGTACCTAAGTTCTTGATTTGGATCAAGGCATGGCAGTTTTTTACGCCTTTTCTTTGTGATATCATTAAAAATCAAAAAAATGAACGCAGTAGAAAAGCTTACTCTTGACGGGGAAATTCCTGTAAATTGTTATGTGATCGCGCGGCAGGGGGCTTGCTATATCGTTGACCCTGGCTATCAGAAGGAAAAAATTCAGGCCTACATTGCAGCGAAGGGCTATCAAGTAAAAGGGGTTCTTTTGACGCATGGGCATATCGATCATATCGAAGCGCTGGACTGCTTTGAGGTGCCCATTTTCATTCACGAGCAGGAGTGGGGTATCCTTCTGAATAATAGTAAAAACGGCTTTGATTTTTTTGGTAAAAAACCCAAGTATCAATTCGATCAACTTGACATCAGACCGATAAATTCATCTACTGTTTTTCCTTTGGGTAATGAAGAAATATCCGTCTATTTGACCCCTGGCCACACCATAGGCAGTGTTTGTTACCGAATAGGACATGATCTTTACACAGGCGATACACTATTTGAAGGAACTGTAGGTAAATGGGATCGGCCATCGGGTAATATGGACCAATTGCGGGATTCGGTTCTATGGCTCATCGATTCTTTGCCTGAACATTTAATTATTCACCCTGGACATGGCAGAAGCAGTACCATTGGCGTGGAGAAACAGATCAATCCATTTTATATCCGTTGGCGCAACGGTTTAGAAATTATTCAATAACGCTTAATCCTTATTACATCATGAAAATTCATCATTTAAGAAATGCCACATTTGTGTTAGAGCATCAGGAACATTTTATTTTAATTGACCCGATGCTTGGTCCGAAGGGGCAAATCCCTCCTTTCTCATTTATCAAAAATAAAATCCGTAGAAATCCATTGGTCGAAATGCCACAGGATACCGCTGTGTTGGAAAAAGTAACGCATGGGCTCATCACGCACTTGCACCCTGATCACCTTGATCAAGCAGGAGAAGATTTTTTAGTTCGACGTAAAATTCCTGTAACCTGCAATCAACGAGATGAAGGTAAGTTACGGAAAAAAGGGCTGAATGTGGTTCAGACGCTTGATTATTGGCAAACCGCCGATTTCTGCGATGGGCAGATCACGGGAATACCCGCAGTGCACGGCTATGGACTAATTGCTAAATTGATGGGAAATGTGATCGGTTTTCATATCGAATTTAATCAGCAAGATAGCCTGTACCTTAGTGCTGATACCGTTTATACCGCTGATGTGGATCGTGTGCTGAAGGAATATCAACCAAAAGTTGCCGTATTGGCCGCAGGTTCCGCCGCCTTTGATGTTGGAGGAAAATTGTTGATGAATGAGGCTGATCTGCTCACGTTTGTTCAAAATGCACCCGATCAAGTTTATGCCAACCACCTTGATGCATTGAATCATTGCCCAATGACAAGAACAAAATTTAGACAGTTAATGGCAGATAATCAGCTATCGGAAAAGGTGAAGTTTCCCGCTGATGGCACTACTTTGGAATATTGATTCGGAGGAAAGTTGGGGTGGATACGTGGTAATTGGCAATATGCCTGGTATATAGTTGATCAGGCAGGTGGTTTCCATACGGTAATAACCTGTAAGTATTGCCATTGAAATAATATTATTTGTGAATATGAATGCCAAAAAACCACCCCACCTACCGACTGAAAAGGGTACCATGGACAGCTCATTTAAGGTGAATGATTTGGTAATTAAGAAATGCTGTAGAGATTATCTGAACCCTCGATGTGAGAAACTATTTGAAAGTAGAGGGCAATAACTACTGAACATCCCTTTATTTTGATCTTTAAGGGAAAGAAACATTACTTTACTGCTTATTTAATGATTTTTTTTAGCTTTTGTATTGTACTTTTCACATCAAGTAAAGAAGAACATCTATTTTATATTTCGGTCTTATAGTTATAAATAAACTATACATTATTATAAGATGAGAAATAATTTACTTATTGTATTATTGCTTTTAGGTGTAAGCATTGGGTCTTGTACTTCCAACAACGACAACCCTAACCCCAATCCAAGCCAAGTGGCAGGTTTTGAGGGGATTGTCATTCCTGAAGGTTTTGAATTTAAAACCAATCAGACCATCAGCTTGGACCTGAATGATGAGGCACCCTCCCAGAATGCCTATTATGAAATAGCCTTTTTGAATACTGAAGGACAAGAAGAGGTGATCAACCGTTCTTTTATGCCAGCTAATCAAGGCACTATTGAAGTTCAATTAAATGTCCCTACCTATGCCAAGGAATTGATGATCAACAAGGTAGTCAATGGGGAAAAGGTCAGTCAAAAAACAGACATCGCAGCACAAAGCATCGTAACCTTCACCGCCAATCAAAGAATTTTGGCTTGTGAAACCAAAATTTACGGAGTAACCTACAATCACGGTGGCGGCCAGATGTTTGACATCGACCCAACAGATGAAGGGGACTACACCAGAACAGTGATTCAGAACCCAATGCCTGATGGTGGATCAATGGCCTGTGCGGTGGACAAATATAACAAACGCGTTTATGTAGGCTTCAGAAACCAACACCTGAGATACTATTCTATTGATGATGGCACCTGGACGACGGTTTCCACGAGCAGTCCATTCGGTAGAGATTACCCTCGAATGGAATATCACCACGGAAGAAATGAGCTTTGGGTAGCACATGATAAAATCATGCATATCCTCGATGCTAACACAGGACAGTCAAAAAAATCTTATGTGTTTGATGGTTTTGGCGATTTTAGTCCAGGTGGTGGCGATATCGCTATTGCGCTCGACGGCACAACCTATATGTGTACACATGCGGGCTTGTATAAATTTGTTGATTTTGATCCTAATGTTACCACGGATACGATTAAAATCGAGCGAATAAGCGCAGAGAGCCTCGATTACAGGACCACTTCATTGGCCATCGATCAGGATCAGCGCATTTATTTAGGAACCGTAAATGGCTCTCTGTTGGAATTAGATCCAAGTGACGGAAGCTACATTCTACGGAAAAAATATGATGCAGAAATCAGTGACCTTTCCGCCTTCCCCTGTACAGTGGATGAATGCCCTCAGGTAGATACCGACAATGATGGTTGTATAGACTGTGTGGATGAATTCCCTGAAGATCCTTCACTTTGTGGAACCTTCGAAAGCCCAAGTAAATTCGGCTGGGGAAGTATCGCTTTTGAAGATTTGTGGCCATCGAAAGGGGATTATGATTTCAATGATTTGGTGGTGAACTTCAGATTTAAATTGTTCATGAATGGTAATAATAAGGCAACAAAGATAGAAGTTACTGTGCTTCAGAAAGCAAGAGTAGCGAGCTTCGATAATGGCTTTGGTGTCATGTTGCCTGCCGCAGTAACAGATGATAAAATTGCTTCGGTATCTGGATATTCTTTAACCTCAGGTAACATTAATCTTAATGGAAAAGGCATTGAAGTGGGGCACAATGGCCGTGTGGTATTGATTCCTTACGATCAGTCTTCCAAAGCGGGATCGTATGGTTCTTGTTTACCGAAAAATGAAGGCAATGCGATCAAACTTTTAGTGACTTTCACGGAGCCATTGGATGTGGATGATTTTGATTTGGTGGACTTCCCATACAATCCGTTCATCTTTCAAAATGGCGTTCGCTCACATGAAATACACTTGTTCAATCATGAGCCAACTGCGCTGCATAACGGCAATATATTCAATACCGTTGACGATGACTCTAACCCATTGAATGACAAGTTTTATCAAAACAGCAGAAAGCACCCTTGGGCGCTGAACATCATCCACGATTACCGCGTGGTGAACGAAGGAATCGATATTACCAATGCTTACAATAACTTTAAAGCATGGGCTGAGTCAGGTGGTACCACTAATCAGGATTGGTACAAAGACAATCCAGGTAACCGAAATACAGAACATATCTGTACTGAGAATTAATATTTAAAAAAATGATTTTGAAAGCCAGCAAGAGTTCCTCTGCTGGCTTTTTTTGTGCCATATATGGCGATAAATCTGGGGTAGGCGTAGCGCGTATTTTATAAATATATCATCAAATTGCTAATTTTTATTTTTTAACACGCACTAAAAGGAGGGATTAGTCAGTGTCTACTGTCGAAGTGGTTGGTTAACACATAATCTTATGGAAGCTTTTACAAATGTTATCCTGAAGGGGGGGGGGCGCTAAAATGATGTGGTGATAAGTGTGCCCAAACAATGAAATGAAATTATCCGCAAAATTTATTTTTTTGGTTTCCAAATTTTTAGATAAGGGGCCAATTGTTGATATGGTAACAATCGATCATTTAAAGTGGATCATTGTTTGTAAAGTTGTATAGACAACTTTTCTTTTGTACTTTAACACTATGACAGAGCAAGTAATTAAGTACAATAGTCAATTGATCGCAAAGGACCTGTCCAAGCAGGTCACTACTGGGCAATATCAGGTAGGTGACCAGCTACCGCCTGAGAAGCAGCTGTGTGAACAGTATCAGTGCAGTAGAATGACGGTGCGCCGTGCTTTACAGACGTTGGTGGATCAGGGCTTAATTGTGCGGCATCGGGGTAAAAGGAGTAAGGTCATTCGTAACCGCAAAACGGTCGGGCTACTTTCGGTGCAGGGTTTTAGTGATTTATCCAAGAAACTAAATATTGAACCGTGGACCGAGCTGCTATCGCCTTCGGGCTTTGTGGTGATCCCCGACGAGCTGAAAGCCCTCTTTGCTGAGGCCAATGAATTTGAGTCGGCCTTAGGCGTTATGCGTAAGCGGGGGATGGATCAGGAGGCAATTTTGATCGAACAAACGTATGTGGCGGGATTGGAGGAGCTCACCGCCGGCATTCCCGATTTTTCCCAACAGTCCCTGTTTCAATTTTTGGAGCAGGATTTCGGCATCGAGATCGTCAATGCTTCCCAATCCTTTCAGGCGATCGCTTGTCCACAACAGTTAGCAACCGATTTAGGGGTGGCTGCTGATGCTCCGATCCTGCGTGTGGATCGGATGTTGCAGACCAATGATCGTGGGGTGGTGGTGTTTTCAACTGTTTTCTGTAAGACGGAACACTTTATAATTTCAGTATAATGATAAAATCAAACCATTATTTAATCGTTGGCGGCAGCACCGGAATGGGCTTTTCAGCCGCATCGGCTTTGATCAAACAGGGCGCCAAAGTGATGATCATCGGGCGTAATGCACAGACTGTCGAGCAGGCCCAACAATCCTTAGGAGCAAATTGCATTGGTTTTGTAGGCGATGCTTGCTTGGCCGAAACCACCGAGCAGGCAATCGAACACTTGCATCAGGTCTGGGGGCGTAGCGATGGTTTATACCATGTTGCTGGGGGCAGTGGACGTTCTTTTGGGGATGGTCCATTGCATCAGATGAGTATAGAAGGGTGGAACAAGACTTTTGAGCTGAATTTGACCAGTATGATGTTATCGAATCGGGCGATGATCCGCTATTTTTTGAAACACGGCATCCGGGGTAAGATCCTGAACATGGGTTCAGTTTTAGGCTTTTCGCCCAGCCCGGAATATTTCACCACCCATGCCTATGCGGCGACCAAATCAGCGATCATTGGATTTAGCAAAAGTATCGCTGCTCATTATGCCAAAGAGGGCATACAGGTGAATGTGGTTGCGCCTGCATTGGTCGAAACCCCCATGGCCAAAAGGGCGAAGGAAGATGAGCAAATACAGGATTTTATAAAAACAAAACAACCTTTAGAAGGGGGACGAATGGGGCTTGCTTCGGATTTGGATCAGGCGGTGTTGATGTTCCTTTCGTCAGAAAACAACTTCATGACCGGGCAGGTTTTGGCCGTTGATGGGGGTTGGTGTTTGTCCGAAGGGCAACTAAAATAAATTTTTTTCGGGTCGGTGCTGAGCGGTTGAGGGGTTATTTTTTATCCATATTTAAACGATTCAGTTTATGGAATATCTTCATGGAATAGATATTGGCGGGACGAATATCAAGTCGATCATTTTGGATCAACAGCGTCAAATTATCCATCAATCTAAACATCCAACAACATCCAAATGGGCGTCGGTGGTCGAACAGATCAACAGGAACGCCAGGAAAAAGTATAATATCGAGTCGGTGGGTATCGCAGCACCGGGTTTGGTCAATCAACAGAATGACCGCATCGTATGCCTGCCCGAGCGATTAGCGGGTATTGTCGATTTTGATTGGCAGTCGATCTTTGGTAATGAAGAATTTACAGTGCTCAACGATGCACATGCGGCCACGATTGCCGAATATGAATGTCATTTCGCAACCAAATATCAACACCTTTTATTATTGACCCTGGGCACCGGGGTAGGAGGCGGACTTATCCTGAATGGGCAACTGCATCAGGGTGCGCAGCAACGTGCCGGGCATTTGGGGCATACGGCCTTGCAAATGAACTTAGGGCAAACGATGACCAATATGCCGGGCAGTTTGGAGTGGCATGTGGGTAATTTTTCTGCCAAAGAGCGCAGCAATGGGCGCTTTGATGATAATCTTCAGATCCTTCAGGCTTATCGCTCGGGCGACCCGTTTGGGCAATTGCTTTGGCTCAAAATGATGGAGTCGCTTTCGGTGGGTATTAGCGGCCTGATTAATGCTTTTGCCCCCGAAGTGGTGGTACTTGCTGGTGGATTGACCCTTGCCAAAGAGGACCTTTTTGCGCCCCTTCAAAAGATGATGGATCAATATGAATGGCGCACCAATGGAAAAAGTACGCCAATTGTTGCTGCGGGCTTTGATGACTTCGCAGGCGCTATCGGTGCGGCCCTTTTTGCGCATCAACAAATCAGCACCATCAGCCAAAAATTATAAATGCTGCGGTCAGTGATTGACCGTTTGTTTTTACCCAAATTCATACATATACCTAACAAGAAAAATAATGTGTTATACAGAAAAATACCTTGATCAAATGGACCGTATCCGTCAGGTGGTTGCCGGGCAGTCTGAGGTTATAAAAGAGGTAGCGAAATTGTTCGCTCAAACGATCGCTTCGGATCATATGGTCCACCTTTTCGGCTCGGGCCACTCCCGCATGATGGTCGAAGAAATGTGGCCTCGTTATGGTTCATTTCCGGGCTTCAACCCAATCGTTGAACTTTCCCTTTCATTTCATAATTTGGTCGTGGGCGCCAATGGTCAGCGACAAGCTATGTTTTTGGAAAATGTACCGGGTTTGGCCGACCGTATTTTGCGTAATTTCGACCTTTCAGATCAAGATACAGCTTTAGTGATTTCCTCAAGTGGCTGCAACATTGCACCGATCGAAATGGCCGAAGGCTTCAAAGCCAAAGGTTTGAAGGTCGTTGCTTTGGTGTCATCGGATCATTTGGAAGGATCAGACTCCAAAGATGCTCGAGGAAAGAAATTGACCGACTTTGCAGACTATATTTTAGATACGGGTGCTCCTTTGGGCGATGCGATGATCCATATTGAGGGCCTTGATACGCCGGTCGCTCCGGGTAGTACCTTGGGCGGGGTGGCCTTAATCAATTGTATAAAAGCCGAAACGGCCGCACTGTTACATCAGATGGGCAAATCGCCAAAAGTACTCAGCAGCGGCAAAATTGTAGGACAGCAGCGGGCGACCGAACTTTTTGAGGCAGCCTACGACCAACATGCCCGATTGATTGCTAAACAATATCAAAATATTGGAGCCGATGAAGCCGTTGTATAATTTGAAGGCAAATACGGCCATGAGTAAGTTGGCAGACGTACTGGTGATCGGTAGTGGTTCCGCCGGGGCCGTCGCTGCTATATCGGCTGCTCAGTCCAAATACAAAGTGATGCTGATTGAGCGTTTGGGTTTTGCCGGAGGCACTTCAACCCAAATGTTGGACACTTTTTACGGCTTTTTTACCCCAGGAGAAAATGCCCGCAAGATTGTTGGCGGGATTCCTGATTGGGTGGTTAATCGACTGAATAAAAGTGGGGAGGTCTTTTTGCGCCCGAACACCTATGGAGCGGGTACGGGCGTAAATTATAATCCTGAACGGCTAAAAAGCGTGTGGGACGAAATGTTTATGGCTCATGGTGTGGAAGTGATTTACCATAGTACTTTGGTCGGGATTGAGCCGTATGGTGAGCAGCAAAAATGTCTGTTTTTTCATAAGGGCATTGGTATTTTTGAAGTGATTGCCAAGCGGGTTATCGATGCAACGGGCGATGCCGATTATTGTCATTGGAAGGGGCACGCTTATGAAAAGGCCGGCGAAAAGGAAGCTGCCCAAAGCCTAACGACTACTTTTCGGATGGCCAATGTAGATTTGGATAAATTTGAGAAAGCAGGAGGCAAGAAGATGCTTAAAGAGCAAATGCAGGTGGCCGTTGAAAGTGGCCGACATCCGCTGCCGCGAAAAGAAGGCTCCGCACATGAGATGAATGTGTTCGGTTGTGTATCTACCGTAGCCGTAAAGGTGGCGGGTCATGATCCTTTGGATCCGCAAAGCATGAGCTCGGCCGAGATTGAAGGGCGCCGACAGGCCTTTGTTTTCGAGGCTTTTTTCCGGGATATGGTCGCTGGTTATGAGAATGCAAAGATCATCGGTCTTTCGACACAGATTGGCGTGCGGGAGACTCGTCGGGTGTATGGAAAATATCGACTGAGTATGGATGATTTTAATCAGCGCAGACAATTCGAAGATCAGATTTTGATTTGTGGGGCACCGGTGGAAGATCATCGCAGCACACCGGACGGAGGCGCCGAAACTTATTGGAAATATGTACCTGATTACGGGGTATATGGGGTTCCTTACGGTTGTATTGTTCCTGAAAAAAGTGAGATGGATTGGGTGGTAGGTCGCTGTTTTTCGGCTACGCACCAAGCGCATGCTTCTTGTCGATCAATGGCGCAGACCATGTCGATGGGCCAAGCCGCAGGACAGGCTGCTGTGCTTTCTCTGGATCAGGATACCGACGCTTGGGGAATCAATAAGGCTGATTTGTCCAACCGTTTGCTGAAGTTGGGCGCCGTTTTGGAAATGCCGCAGGAGAGGGCTCAAATGGAAAGAAATTCGTGGTCAAAAAATAAATTGAGTAATGAAAGCTAAGGTAAGAACGATCCTCGGGGACATTGATAAAGCACAAATTGGTTTGACCTATTCTCATGAGCATATTGTGATTGATGAAGGGTTCGTGACGGCCGGTCATCCGGAATTTCTGCTCAATGATGAGCAAAAGATCAGTAAGGAATTAATGGATTTTAAAAAGATGGGCGGACAAACGGTCGTCGATACCATGCCAGCAAATGCGGGTCGTAATCCAATTTTATCAGCCAAAATAAGCCGACAAACAGGGGTGCATATGATCATCCCGACCGGTATACATTTGGAACAATATTACCCTAAAAATCACTGGCGTTATAAAATCAGCCAAAAGGAAATGACCCAGCTGTTTGTGGATGATATTACGATTGGTATGGATGCCTTTGATTATAGCAGTCCGATTGTTCAGCGAACAGACCACAAAGCAGGCTTGATTAAACTCGCCACCGGAGACGATCGATTTACCAAGCATCAAAATATGGTTTTTGAATCGGTGGTGGATGCACATCTGGAAACGGGCGCTCCTATATTAACCCACACCAATTTTGGCAAGCAGGCATTTGAGCAAGCCAAAAAGTTCAAGGAAATGGGGGCCAACTTACGGCATGTGGTTTTATCGCATGTAGATCGTAATTTGGATTTGGATGAGCATCGCCGGATCCTGGACCTTGGGGTAAGTTTGGAGTATGACAGTTTTTTCAGGTGGAAGGGAGATCAAAATCATTCTGCCGATCAGTTGATCAGTTTGATTGAGTCTTATCCCGATCAAATTGTCGTCGGGATGGATATGGCTAAAAATGCCTATTGGAAATCTTATGGAGGACAACCCGGATTGACTTATTTATATCCTAAGATCAAAGAGCTATTATA from Persicobacter psychrovividus encodes the following:
- a CDS encoding aryldialkylphosphatase — protein: MKAKVRTILGDIDKAQIGLTYSHEHIVIDEGFVTAGHPEFLLNDEQKISKELMDFKKMGGQTVVDTMPANAGRNPILSAKISRQTGVHMIIPTGIHLEQYYPKNHWRYKISQKEMTQLFVDDITIGMDAFDYSSPIVQRTDHKAGLIKLATGDDRFTKHQNMVFESVVDAHLETGAPILTHTNFGKQAFEQAKKFKEMGANLRHVVLSHVDRNLDLDEHRRILDLGVSLEYDSFFRWKGDQNHSADQLISLIESYPDQIVVGMDMAKNAYWKSYGGQPGLTYLYPKIKELLYDQGLGEYVKHVFFTTPSAIFSFFK
- a CDS encoding FAD-dependent oxidoreductase codes for the protein MKPLYNLKANTAMSKLADVLVIGSGSAGAVAAISAAQSKYKVMLIERLGFAGGTSTQMLDTFYGFFTPGENARKIVGGIPDWVVNRLNKSGEVFLRPNTYGAGTGVNYNPERLKSVWDEMFMAHGVEVIYHSTLVGIEPYGEQQKCLFFHKGIGIFEVIAKRVIDATGDADYCHWKGHAYEKAGEKEAAQSLTTTFRMANVDLDKFEKAGGKKMLKEQMQVAVESGRHPLPRKEGSAHEMNVFGCVSTVAVKVAGHDPLDPQSMSSAEIEGRRQAFVFEAFFRDMVAGYENAKIIGLSTQIGVRETRRVYGKYRLSMDDFNQRRQFEDQILICGAPVEDHRSTPDGGAETYWKYVPDYGVYGVPYGCIVPEKSEMDWVVGRCFSATHQAHASCRSMAQTMSMGQAAGQAAVLSLDQDTDAWGINKADLSNRLLKLGAVLEMPQERAQMERNSWSKNKLSNES